One window from the genome of Pirellulales bacterium encodes:
- a CDS encoding antibiotic biosynthesis monooxygenase has product MVLEVAILDVVPGQETAFQASFAQAQHIISSMPGYLSHNLKRCLEKPSRYILLVSWEKLEDHTVGFRGSAEYGRWKSLLHHYYDPFPMVEHYVDSGV; this is encoded by the coding sequence GTGGTTCTCGAAGTTGCCATACTCGACGTTGTCCCGGGTCAGGAAACCGCCTTTCAAGCGTCGTTTGCGCAAGCGCAACACATCATTTCATCCATGCCGGGTTACCTCAGCCACAATCTCAAGCGGTGTTTAGAAAAACCGTCAAGGTACATCCTCCTGGTTTCTTGGGAGAAGCTTGAAGATCACACGGTAGGATTTCGCGGATCGGCGGAATATGGGCGGTGGAAGTCGTTGCTGCATCACTACTACGATCCGTTTCCAATGGTCGAACACTACGTTGACTCCGGCGTCTAG